From a single Lolium rigidum isolate FL_2022 chromosome 7, APGP_CSIRO_Lrig_0.1, whole genome shotgun sequence genomic region:
- the LOC124675096 gene encoding protein DETOXIFICATION 19-like — translation MSSAPLLGAADTSVGGKGGEATARSPPAWLRRAIDTEEAWAQLKFAVPMVLTNMFYYAVPLVSVMFSGHLGVVHLAGATLGNSWATITGYAFVTGMSGALETLCGQAYGARLYRMLGLYLQSSLIMSAVVSVLISVLWLFTEPLLLFLRQDPEVSVAASVFVRYQIPGLFAFSFMQCLLRYLQTQSVVLPLVVCSGVPFALHVALNHLLVNVLGLGLAGASASISATFWFSCLLLLGYVMWSREFDETWKGFSVDAFSYVLPTIRLATPSAIMVCLEWWAFELLVLIAGLLPDSTVSTSLIAMCASTEAIAYMITYGFSAAVSTRVSNEIGAGNIDRAKNAVAVTLKLSVFLGLSFILLLGFGHGLWASLFSGSSVIAAKFAAITPFMMMSIVLDSAQGILSGVARGCGWQHLAAMTNLVAFYCIGMPLAILFAFKLNFNTRGLWLGLICGLTCQTSTLVVITIRTKWSKIVDAMQQEKVNYVA, via the exons ATGTCTTCGGCTCCGCTGCTCGGCGCCGCCGATACCTCCGTCGGCGGCAAGGGCGGCGAGGCGACGGCGCGGTCGCCGCCGGCATGGCTGCGGCGCGCGATCGACACGGAGGAGGCGTGGGCGCAGCTGAAGTTCGCGGTGCCGATGGTCCTCACCAACATGTTCTACTACGCCGTCCCGCTGGTGTCCGTTATGTTCTCCGGCCACCTCGGCGTCGTCCACCTCGCCGGCGCCACGCTCGGCAACTCCTGGGCCACCATCACCGGCTACGCCTTCGTG ACCGGCATGAGTGGTGCCCTGGAGACGCTGTGCGGGCAGGCCTACGGCGCCCGGCTGTACCGCATGCTGGGCCTATACCTGCAGTCGTCGCTGATCATGTCCGCGGTGGTGTCCGTGCTCATCTCCGTCCTGTGGCTCTTCACGGAGCCGCTGCTGCTGTTCCTTCGTCAAGACCCCGAGGTGTCCGTCGCCGCATCGGTGTTCGTCCGGTACCAGATCCCGGGCCTGTTCGCCTTCTCCTTCATGCAGTGCTTGCTGCGGTATCTGCAGACGCAGTCCGTCGTCCTGCCGCTCGTGGTCTGCTCCGGGGTGCCCTTCGCGCTCCACGTCGCGCTGAACCACCTGCTAGTGAACGTGCTCGGCCTGGGCCTCGCCGGCGCGTCCGCCTCCATCTCCGCCACGTTCTGGTTCTCCTGCCTGCTGCTGCTCGGGTACGTGATGTGGTCCAGGGAGTTCGACGAGACGTGGAAGGGCTTCTCCGTCGACGCGTTCAGCTACGTGCTGCCGACCATCAGGCTCGCAACGCCCTCCGCCATCATGGTCTG CTTGGAGTGGTGGGCGTTTGAGCTCTTGGTGCTGATTGCTGGCCTGCTGCCGGATTCCACGGTGAGCACGTCGTTGATCGCCATGTG CGCGAGCACGGAGGCCATTGCCTACATGATCACCTACGGGTTCAGTGCCGCTGTGAG CACGAGGGTATCGAATGAGATTGGTGCCGGGAACATAGACAGGGCGAAGAACGCCGTGGCGGTGACGTTGAAGCTGTCTGTGTTCCTCGGTCTCTCCTTCATCCTGCTACTGGGCTTTGGCCACGGCCTCTGGGCGAGCCTCTTCAGCGGGAGCTCGGTGATTGCGGCAAAGTTTGCGGCCATCACCCCGTTCATGATGATGTCCATCGTGCTCGACTCCGCCCAGGGCATCCTTTCAG GGGTGGCGAGGGGCTGCGGATGGCAGCACCTGGCGGCGATGACGAACCTCGTGGCGTTCTACTGCATCGGCATGCCGCTGGCCATCCTCTTCGCTTTCAAGCTCAACTTCAACACCAGG GGCTTATGGTTGGGTCTGATCTGCGGGCTGACGTGCCAGACAAGCACGCTGGTGGTGATCACCATCCGCACCAAATGGTCCAAGATCGTGGACGCGATGCAACAAGAGAAGGTCAACTATGTCGCTTGA